The Phaseolus vulgaris cultivar G19833 chromosome 10, P. vulgaris v2.0, whole genome shotgun sequence DNA window ATGTTAGATTTCTTTCTCCAGCAAACACTAGAAACAAAGTGTCCATTATTATCACCACTACTTAGATGACCAGAAATAGGATCAATTGACTCAAATTTGTGAGCAGCAATTGGCACTGGCAGAGATTTGTGATAACAGTACACCTGAAAGGTAGCAATGTTTAAAATGAATTAGAATTTGTATCTTGTTATCCTGCATTTGCTGGAAAATTCAATTAAGAGAAGCAAAGCTCCATAAATACCATTAGCATGATGTAAATAGAATGACCTCACCTTATGTATTAATTGTAAGAATGGATGATACTCATTCTCTAATTGTgcacattaaattaaatacatgACCTATATGGTATAAAGAATTATGCTTGGTGATGCAGAACAGATAATATTTTAACCTGCATTAGGATTTGTGGTAACAAAGCTTGATTTCATACAATGATCAGGCTCCTAAATAAGCATAAAGTAAcacaaaagagaaaagaaaattcaacaACTAATTTCTTTTCCCACATGTAGTGCAGATTGTGAAATATTTTGCAGGCTTCATGACAATCAGCATCCAAGGGTGAACTCAGATTATTATTCCATTTCATATTGTGAAGTCAAggttatgaaaaaataaaagccATACCTCATTAGATTCTGAACCACATGCAATGTATCCATCCAAAACAGATAATCCAGCAAAATTctggagaagaagaagatgacgatGAAAGATAAACTGATTagaagaacaaataaaaaaatacagaaaAGTGTGGTAAAATATGTTGAGAGACCAACCTTTTCATTACTATGACCTTTATAGGTTAAGGCACATGCATCAGATGACAAACCAGTAGAGCTGGTTTTTTTAAGGTCCCAAAGCTTCAAAGAGTTGTCAGTGGAAGAAGAGACAACTGCTTCAGCATCTATAAATTTTACATAACTAACAGCTTTGCCATGACCAGTTAATGTGCACCATGGAATCCTAGTGTGACGAAGATCATAACCATAAACCTTGAAATCAGCTGatccaaaaaataaaagatttgtTGAGTAAGAAGAGAACTGAACACAGCATATATTGGCAGCGTTCCTGATGGTTCCCAGAGAatttttctgcaaaacaacAGCATATGAGACAATTATTATGCAATATGAAGCAATAGAATTCAACCGCATATTTTCTATCAGTTTAGTAAAATTCAATGCTTTAGTGGATATAAATAAGGGTACAAGTATTACAATTGGATTTCTAAAACCACTAAAGTTTTGGAACAAAACTAGATTCTTAAACAACTATACTTTTGGAAAGGGGGAGTATGTCTTAGTAATGATTTGCTATTAAATGCATAAAAGAAAGCATGCCTCGCTGATATTCCACAGTTTGACAGAGCAGTCATCACTTCCACTAGCAAACATTTTTGGGTCTGCCAGAGAAAAATGAACAGACCAAGCTCTCTTTTGGTGCTCCGTGTATTGGGACAATGGCTGACCAGACTCTGCATCCCACATCTGAATTCATCCATACAAGTCATGTTATTAATGTCAATGAAACCTAAGAAATAGTCAAATGCAAAGGCAATGGAAGTTTGGTTAGTATGAAGAAGACAAGACAAAAGTTGGTTTTCATcaatgttttaataattttagtcCTTGAAAATATGATGAATTTAGTTTCaatatcactaaaaaaatgTTAGTTATAGTCTTTATAAATTGTAAAAGTTTTCAAAGTAGTACCTATCGTTATTTATGTTAAGTTGATAGTGTATGCATCTAGATATGTCAGGTGATGTTTATCTGAAACTCACCTACATGACATGTCTAGATATATATCACTTCATTACATAAGGATAAGGACTACTTGAAAAAATCATGTggactaaaataaaaatttgctATATTTGCATAGACTAAAAGGCATTAAACCATTTCATCAAGTATAGTTCAAATGTTGCATGGTATACACACCTGAACCACACCATCATAGTCAGTAGATGCCAGATGATTTTTTATGCTGGTGTTCCAGCACACACAGCTAAGCTTTGATTTATTTGTCATCTCAACCACTGGGTATTGGATGTCAACAGAATCGCTTGAAATAGCATTGAGGTCAAAAATCTTGATTTTCTTTGAAACTCCTCCTGCTGCCATGTAGTCCTCATCACGGTCAAAACTTAAAGCACACATTACATTGGATGAACTAAGCAGATCTCTATTTCTTAATCTGCCACGCTCTTCAAACTTGCTGTAACGAGCGAACTTGCATAAACCTTCAAAGAAGGATCCTAGACAACCAACAGAATTATGAATTCTTCTAGGCTCCTTATTAGCATGCTCTCCTTGAGGCAATCTCCATCTATTTTCCATCAGATTTTTATAATTGCTTGAAATAGGTGAATCTTTTAGCAGGGCTTGGATTCTCGTAGAAAAGTAAGAATTCTCTAGCTGACTTATGTTAGCCATAAATCTTTCTTCATCACCAAATGACCTTTGAATGGATCTACTGATGTCTGAACCAGAAGAATCTTGAAAATGTAAATTGTTCTCTCTCACTTCAGAATTTTTCATTTGTGCCAATGGAAATACTGAATCTGTCCCAAATGAATAACTTCTTTCTACCTCCTGAATATCTTCATTCAACAAATGTAGCTGTTCTTCCAACTTGGCTGCctgttttatcttttcttttttgattGAAGTTAGAAAATGTAGTAATTTTTCTGTTTCAGCCTCGTCATCAGATATTCCATCATCATCTATAGAACTTGATTCCTCTGATGGGCGTATAAACTCAGATTCTAAAATTATCCTGTTGTACataaaagaagaattaaaaaattataatataaactacATCTATATAAATATTCTTTTAGCTGTATGATTACTTAAACAAGTAAAATAAATGAGAGAGACTGATGTGGTTTTCCTGAGCAGCTACTTTCATTTACCAAGAGCCAAGAAGTTCCAAGGTGCTAGTGGCCAAAAAATATTCGCATAAGGTAATGGAATCTGGAAATAAAGAAATGCCAAAAACCAAAAAATGAACAGCACCTTAACAGCGTAGCATGCCCTTCACAAAGGAGACTAATAACAAAATGTGCTAATCAGCACCGTTTCAAGCTGACATTTACACAAATGGATATTTAACCAATTTTCTATGAAGCTTAAAGCCATTCTAGAAACACTCCTTTTTATTGGTTTCTGACTTTTAGTTATCTGGTTTGTCAAGCATTACGAGCAATAAGAATAACAGTCATATGGCTAGCAAATCAAGTTAAGAACGAGTTTCTTTTTATCATCTATAGGCTGCATTGTACAAGCAGAAAACCAAGTAACATCATATTAACAAGTCGCATACATAATGTAGTAAGTATTTTGCACTACTTCATACATTGCTCCTAAGATTAAGACAGTCATATGGAGTTTGTGTAGTTAGCACCACTCATTTATATGAGTGGCCAGATAAAAGCATGCAACTTTAACTTTTCCACACAATGTCCTAAGTTCCCCTCAATATCAGTATGTCACCACTATCATCATCCATCCTGAAGCCATTGAAGATGGCACTGTCATAATACATCCTTGAGTAAGAAAAATTTTACAAATTCAAATGAGGCATATTGACAAACATAAGATAACATATTACATCACCTAGCATTAGGGCGAGAGGATGGTTCAGGATGCAGAAGCCAAAGACAAAAGCCAGCTTCCTTTGGATTTTCTGCTAGAAATTTAGGCGGTAAGATTCTATGACACAACTCCAACATCACAGTTGAATGCGCCTCCTCTGACTCAATATTGCACAGCAACTGAGAACACCATCCACTTAAATGTTAAAAGATTAATATATTTAACGAGTTAATCTTTGAATATGATTAATAGCAACTTAAATAGTTAAAATGATCAACATATTTAACAACTCCAATCCGGAAAGTTTAATCCACCATAACTCATGTTTCAATGTCAATTCTAAAGGTTTGGTACTGCATGTCAAACAGGTGTCTTGCTTGGAATTAACTTCTTGGCAGGTTGCAGCAACCAAAAATCTCATCGTTTTCATGAAcatattcagaaaaaaaatggaGCATATTGAAGATCTATGGTTAGTTTCATTGTAGAAATCCAACAAAATAATTTGCCTTGCTATCAATCAAAAGAATATATGATAAAGCTTTATGGAAAGTAACAATGTGTGAGACAATATTTTCTTACTTCAAAAAGAAGAACTCCAAGGCTGTAAATATTAGATGACAAGGTGCAGACTCCATCATTCAGCATTTCTGGACTACAATACGACTTCTCTTCTAACTGAATGGAAGCAGACATAAACTGATTTTCTTTGGTAAAAGTTTGCTGacaattagaaatattttggCAAATACTTTCTTTACTCCTCGATTCCAAGGGTCTGAT harbors:
- the LOC137818429 gene encoding protein SUPPRESSOR OF PHYA-105 1-like isoform X1, which produces MTTANGGTETEEHKRKTNDPFLKHEGQQNMSKSPRLCTPIKKEWSENLPNENVIGNQDNHTNRYVISLAESRLPSTSLCSTIDSEHIVEKLSVPIRNYKSKNTDLVSHPHNSRQERNQLTIESKYYGLNREVVSKVEEQFRLSKELKGNDSEIWGLKSLSDKSVNQNSLKVSGDISHMGKAIISNNAHLISSITQSTSSAYHYPQSVKQTRKGKGVICEDLDKSFIIVGAHKSQEDEKPFAAKFQSDTLRRSNVEDDNKPLVEGTVVSGINEINLREWLKCECHKVKKLKKIHIFKQVLETVDFAHSQGLVLLDFQPSCFTLLPSSKIKYIGSYGQQQLGNEVMTCNVNRKRPLEQNTCACQSSSTKQKKLFEETESFRQSHQCSFTHDCRTIVNQTSDTIRPLESRSKESICQNISNCQQTFTKENQFMSASIQLEEKSYCSPEMLNDGVCTLSSNIYSLGVLLFELLCNIESEEAHSTVMLELCHRILPPKFLAENPKEAGFCLWLLHPEPSSRPNARIILESEFIRPSEESSSIDDDGISDDEAETEKLLHFLTSIKKEKIKQAAKLEEQLHLLNEDIQEVERSYSFGTDSVFPLAQMKNSEVRENNLHFQDSSGSDISRSIQRSFGDEERFMANISQLENSYFSTRIQALLKDSPISSNYKNLMENRWRLPQGEHANKEPRRIHNSVGCLGSFFEGLCKFARYSKFEERGRLRNRDLLSSSNVMCALSFDRDEDYMAAGGVSKKIKIFDLNAISSDSVDIQYPVVEMTNKSKLSCVCWNTSIKNHLASTDYDGVVQMWDAESGQPLSQYTEHQKRAWSVHFSLADPKMFASGSDDCSVKLWNISEKNSLGTIRNAANICCVQFSSYSTNLLFFGSADFKVYGYDLRHTRIPWCTLTGHGKAVSYVKFIDAEAVVSSSTDNSLKLWDLKKTSSTGLSSDACALTYKGHSNEKNFAGLSVLDGYIACGSESNEVYCYHKSLPVPIAAHKFESIDPISGHLSSGDNNGHFVSSVCWRKKSNMLVAANSVGIVKLLQMV
- the LOC137818429 gene encoding protein SUPPRESSOR OF PHYA-105 1-like isoform X2, whose protein sequence is MTTANGGTETEEHKRKTNDPFLKHEGQQNMSKSPRLCTPIKKEWSENLPNENVIGNQDNHTNRNYKSKNTDLVSHPHNSRQERNQLTIESKYYGLNREVVSKVEEQFRLSKELKGNDSEIWGLKSLSDKSVNQNSLKVSGDISHMGKAIISNNAHLISSITQSTSSAYHYPQSVKQTRKGKGVICEDLDKSFIIVGAHKSQEDEKPFAAKFQSDTLRRSNVEDDNKPLVEGTVVSGINEINLREWLKCECHKVKKLKKIHIFKQVLETVDFAHSQGLVLLDFQPSCFTLLPSSKIKYIGSYGQQQLGNEVMTCNVNRKRPLEQNTCACQSSSTKQKKLFEETESFRQSHQCSFTHDCRTIVNQTSDTIRPLESRSKESICQNISNCQQTFTKENQFMSASIQLEEKSYCSPEMLNDGVCTLSSNIYSLGVLLFELLCNIESEEAHSTVMLELCHRILPPKFLAENPKEAGFCLWLLHPEPSSRPNARIILESEFIRPSEESSSIDDDGISDDEAETEKLLHFLTSIKKEKIKQAAKLEEQLHLLNEDIQEVERSYSFGTDSVFPLAQMKNSEVRENNLHFQDSSGSDISRSIQRSFGDEERFMANISQLENSYFSTRIQALLKDSPISSNYKNLMENRWRLPQGEHANKEPRRIHNSVGCLGSFFEGLCKFARYSKFEERGRLRNRDLLSSSNVMCALSFDRDEDYMAAGGVSKKIKIFDLNAISSDSVDIQYPVVEMTNKSKLSCVCWNTSIKNHLASTDYDGVVQMWDAESGQPLSQYTEHQKRAWSVHFSLADPKMFASGSDDCSVKLWNISEKNSLGTIRNAANICCVQFSSYSTNLLFFGSADFKVYGYDLRHTRIPWCTLTGHGKAVSYVKFIDAEAVVSSSTDNSLKLWDLKKTSSTGLSSDACALTYKGHSNEKNFAGLSVLDGYIACGSESNEVYCYHKSLPVPIAAHKFESIDPISGHLSSGDNNGHFVSSVCWRKKSNMLVAANSVGIVKLLQMV